A DNA window from Procambarus clarkii isolate CNS0578487 chromosome 3, FALCON_Pclarkii_2.0, whole genome shotgun sequence contains the following coding sequences:
- the LOC123760945 gene encoding uncharacterized protein, with amino-acid sequence MSMSNALQGKIVDNLLYPQNTAQQQGVMKRKLSQFSFHKSDVSKRKCTSREQGTNPCKSLELKKRSAILSSKSSLLMELNTIPRVKENDLTQGNVLGNGAQGLTYTGTLAQGSTCTPVIIKQLHFPNNDNILNEAKVLLDINGAGGAPLLFGITQEKPFRLVMSHCPGDTLQCYLNNNTPHDCLQAFIKLCAAVEEIHKKGYVHQDLHTENIIVEETSSNFIIHIIDMGYAKFITKGFFDEAKSDYKKLLDHAKEIAQSLDSSTKYATFKSIVEEETNTGESVKRLVEAAKKSCVECITPPPEAAALEDVKGELCRVHHTIS; translated from the coding sequence ATGTCCATGTCAAATGCACTTCAAGGGAAGATAGTTGACAACCTCCTTTACCCTCAAAATACTGCACAACAGCAAGGTGTAATGAAAAGAAAGCTCTCTCAATTTTCTTTCCATAAATCTGACGTTTCAAAACGGAAATGTACCTCAAGAGAACAAGGAACTAATCCCTGTAAATCTTTGGAACTGAAGAAGCGCTCAGCTATCTTGTCATCCAAATCGTCTCTGTTAATGGAACTTAACACCATTCCTCGAGTGAAGGAAAACGACCTAACCCAGGGGAATGTGCTGGGGAACGGTGCCCAAGGCTTAACTTACACTGGCACTCTCGCCCAAGGGAGCACATGTACTCCagtaattattaaacaattacatTTTCCAAACAATGATAACATTTTAAATGAAGCCAAAGTTCTGCTTGATATTAATGGGGCAGGGGGCGCCCCTCTGTTATTTGGCATTACCCAGGAAAAACCATTCCGCCTGGTGATGTCTCATTGCCCTGGAGACACGCTTCAGTGTTACTTAAACAATAATACTCCACACGACTGCCTTCAAGCATTCATCAAACTGTGTGCTGCTGTTGAAGAGATCCACAAGAAAGGTTATGTTCACCAAGATCTACACACTGAAAACATAATTGTAGAGGAAACTTCAAGTAATTTTATAATACACATAATTGATATGGGTTATGCTAAGTTCATAACGAAAGGCTTTTTTGATGAAGCTAAAAGCGATTACAAAAAACTTCTTGACCATGCAAAGGAAATTGCACAATCTTTGGACTCGTCGACAAAGTATGCAACGTTCAAGAGCATTGTTGAGGAGGAGACGAACACTGGCGAGAGTGTGAAGCGTCTGGTGGAAGCTGCGAAGAAGAGCTGTGTCGAGTGCATTACACCACCGCCTGAAGCTGCTGCCCTGGAAGACGTCAAAGGTGAGCTGTGTCGAGTGCATCACACCATCTCCTGA